The following proteins are co-located in the Gordonia polyisoprenivorans genome:
- a CDS encoding pyridoxal phosphate-dependent aminotransferase, which translates to MSRPYVSHLNQNLKPLEQSLKLQNVCYEIRGPVHAHAARLEAEGHRIMKLNIGNPALFGFEAPDVIMRDMIHALPYSQGYSESAGVLSARRAVVTRYELIPDFPYFDVDDVILGNGVSELITMTMQALLNDGDEVLIPAPDYPLWTAMTALSGGQPVHYRCDESNGWNPDIEDVEAKITDRTKALVIINPNNPTGAVYSREVLEKLADIARRHSLLILADEIYDKILYDDAVHTNIASLAPDLLCLTFNGLSKAYRVCGYRAGWVVLTGPKEHAQGFIEGLGILASTRLCSNVPGQHAIQVALGGYQSIDALVEPGGRLFEQRNVTWEKLNQIPGVSCVKPSGALYAFPHLDPEVHEIHNDELFVQDLLLQEKILVVQGTGFNLDDHNHFRIVTLPWARELGEAIERIGNFLSSYRQ; encoded by the coding sequence GTGAGTAGGCCTTACGTATCCCACCTGAACCAGAACCTCAAGCCGCTCGAGCAGTCCCTGAAGCTGCAGAACGTGTGCTACGAGATCAGGGGGCCGGTGCACGCGCACGCGGCCCGGTTGGAGGCCGAGGGCCACCGGATCATGAAGCTCAACATCGGCAACCCGGCTCTCTTCGGCTTCGAGGCCCCCGACGTCATCATGCGCGACATGATCCACGCCCTGCCCTACTCCCAGGGGTACTCCGAGTCCGCGGGCGTGCTGTCCGCCCGGCGGGCCGTCGTGACGCGCTACGAGCTCATCCCCGATTTCCCGTACTTCGACGTCGACGACGTCATCCTCGGCAACGGTGTCTCCGAGCTGATCACGATGACGATGCAGGCACTGCTCAACGACGGCGACGAGGTCCTCATCCCGGCACCGGACTATCCGCTGTGGACCGCGATGACCGCACTGTCCGGCGGGCAGCCGGTGCACTATCGGTGCGACGAGAGCAACGGCTGGAACCCGGACATCGAGGATGTCGAGGCCAAGATCACCGACCGCACCAAGGCACTGGTGATCATCAATCCGAACAACCCGACGGGCGCGGTCTACTCCCGCGAGGTGCTCGAGAAGCTCGCCGACATCGCGCGCAGGCATTCGCTGCTGATCCTCGCCGACGAGATCTACGACAAGATCCTCTACGACGACGCCGTCCACACCAACATCGCCTCACTGGCACCGGATCTGTTGTGCCTCACCTTCAATGGACTTTCCAAGGCCTACCGCGTGTGTGGTTATCGCGCCGGCTGGGTGGTCCTCACCGGCCCGAAGGAGCATGCGCAGGGCTTCATCGAGGGCCTCGGCATCCTCGCCTCGACCCGCTTGTGTTCCAACGTGCCCGGCCAGCACGCGATTCAGGTGGCCCTCGGCGGGTATCAGAGCATCGACGCCCTCGTCGAGCCCGGCGGGCGCCTGTTCGAGCAGCGCAACGTCACCTGGGAGAAGCTCAATCAGATCCCCGGCGTCAGCTGCGTCAAACCCAGCGGTGCGCTGTATGCCTTCCCGCATCTCGACCCCGAGGTTCACGAGATCCACAACGACGAGCTGTTCGTCCAGGATCTACTGCTGCAGGAGAAGATCCTCGTGGTGCAGGGCACCGGCTTCAACCTCGACGACCACAACCACTTCCGGATCGTCACCCTGCCGTGGGCGCGTGAGCTCGGCGAGGCGATCGAGCGGATCGGCAATTTCCTCTCCTCGTACCGCCAGTAG
- the dcd gene encoding dCTP deaminase, with translation MLLSDRDIHAAIDSGRLALDPFDAALVQPSSIDVRLDGLFRVFNNTRYTHIDPAQRQDELTTLVEPAPGEPFVLHPGEFVLGSTLEVCTLPDDLAGRLEGKSSLGRLGLLTHSTAGFIDPGFSGHITLELSNVANLPITLWPGMKIGQLCLLRLTSAALNPYGSAAVGSKYQGQRGPTPSKAYLNFVRDAD, from the coding sequence GTGCTGCTCTCCGACCGCGACATCCATGCCGCCATCGACAGCGGGCGCCTCGCGCTGGACCCGTTCGACGCTGCTCTCGTCCAGCCGTCGAGTATCGACGTGCGCCTCGACGGACTGTTCCGGGTGTTCAACAACACCCGCTACACCCACATCGACCCCGCGCAGCGCCAGGACGAGCTGACGACGCTGGTCGAACCGGCTCCGGGGGAGCCGTTCGTGCTGCATCCGGGCGAGTTCGTGCTCGGGTCGACGCTGGAGGTGTGCACCCTGCCCGACGACCTCGCCGGCCGACTCGAGGGCAAATCGTCACTGGGACGTCTCGGGCTGCTGACGCACTCGACTGCGGGGTTCATCGACCCGGGGTTCTCCGGTCACATCACCCTCGAACTGTCGAACGTGGCGAACCTGCCGATCACGCTGTGGCCGGGAATGAAGATCGGGCAACTCTGTCTGCTGCGGCTGACCAGCGCCGCGCTCAACCCGTACGGAAGTGCCGCGGTCGGCTCGAAATACCAGGGACAGCGGGGACCGACGCCGTCGAAGGCGTATCTGAACTTCGTGCGCGACGCGGACTGA
- a CDS encoding MerR family transcriptional regulator yields MTEYRIDDLARAAGTTTRNVRGYQDRGLLPRPLRRGRIAIYTDAHLKRLKVINDLLKRGFTIRHIGEFLTGVQRGDDLADVLGLREVVSERWSTTQSATVSATELAEMLHTTDPDNIARLTEFGLIRPDSDDPDPQGYVILDPETVAGYGRLVALGLTLSHILDVHAELDRAMDAAANTLISAGRRQVTLGHADGWIPQTAEESEKTTRLLTELRRSGQVSAHNALDRALDRDMARQLADYLDAARESGQDPELAD; encoded by the coding sequence GTGACCGAATACCGGATTGACGACCTGGCGCGCGCGGCCGGGACGACCACCCGGAATGTGCGCGGGTACCAGGACCGTGGCCTGCTACCGCGACCGCTCCGACGCGGTCGCATCGCCATCTACACCGATGCCCACCTCAAGCGCCTAAAGGTGATCAACGACCTGCTCAAGCGTGGTTTCACGATCCGCCACATCGGCGAATTCCTCACCGGGGTGCAGCGCGGCGACGACCTCGCCGACGTCCTCGGGCTGCGCGAGGTGGTCTCCGAACGGTGGTCGACGACGCAATCGGCGACGGTGAGCGCCACCGAACTCGCCGAGATGCTGCACACCACCGACCCCGACAACATCGCGCGACTCACCGAGTTCGGCCTCATCCGACCCGATTCCGACGACCCCGATCCCCAGGGATACGTGATCCTCGACCCCGAAACCGTCGCCGGCTACGGCCGCCTCGTCGCACTCGGTCTCACGCTGAGCCACATCCTCGACGTCCACGCCGAACTCGATCGTGCGATGGATGCCGCAGCGAACACCCTCATCTCCGCGGGCCGGCGTCAGGTGACGCTGGGGCACGCCGACGGTTGGATTCCGCAGACTGCCGAGGAGTCCGAGAAGACCACCCGGCTCCTCACCGAACTTCGTCGCTCCGGCCAGGTTTCGGCGCACAACGCGCTCGACCGCGCACTCGACCGGGACATGGCACGCCAGCTCGCCGATTACCTCGACGCCGCACGCGAATCCGGCCAGGACCCCGAGCTCGCCGACTGA
- a CDS encoding maleylpyruvate isomerase family mycothiol-dependent enzyme, with translation MDDEQLFAEIADERRRLADQMSGLTDEQWATPSLCAGWTCRDVVAHLVMPLVVSTPTIVLAMIRSFGDFDKANVAVTAKVAQRYDDLSAVLRDKADKRFTPPGNGPLAPLSDIVIHGADIRRPLGLPSTTDPARRRTVLDFLVTPKASRGFTDGLAPVRWVATDLDWTFGDGPEVRGPAESLTLVMTGRGIAMADLTGDGVATLT, from the coding sequence ATGGACGACGAGCAGCTCTTCGCCGAGATCGCCGACGAGCGTCGGCGTCTGGCCGACCAAATGAGCGGCCTCACCGACGAACAGTGGGCCACACCGTCGTTGTGCGCGGGCTGGACCTGTCGGGATGTCGTGGCGCATCTGGTGATGCCGCTGGTGGTATCGACGCCGACGATCGTCCTCGCGATGATCCGTTCGTTCGGCGATTTCGACAAGGCCAACGTCGCGGTGACGGCCAAGGTCGCACAGCGTTACGACGACCTGTCCGCAGTGCTGCGCGACAAGGCCGACAAGCGATTCACCCCACCCGGCAACGGACCGCTTGCACCCTTGAGTGACATCGTGATTCACGGAGCCGACATCCGCCGACCACTCGGTCTGCCATCGACCACCGATCCCGCCCGCCGCCGGACCGTCCTGGACTTCCTCGTCACCCCCAAGGCGTCGCGTGGCTTCACCGACGGTCTTGCCCCGGTCCGCTGGGTGGCGACGGATCTCGACTGGACGTTCGGCGACGGGCCCGAGGTCCGGGGTCCCGCCGAGTCGTTGACGCTGGTCATGACGGGCCGCGGCATCGCCATGGCCGATCTCACCGGCGACGGGGTCGCGACGCTGACCTGA
- a CDS encoding TetR/AcrR family transcriptional regulator codes for MASPSTPGSSTRASSPQRRTPATEVRANLIRAGRRILETDGVNGLTVRAVAKAAGVAPMGVYNHFDGKEGLLDALVSDAFVELGRVVATTEADATERLAHSGRAYRQFALDYPMLYALMFSADCDPSPEAAASAFDALADVIRYGQVAGVIRAGDPLGLAMQVWSCVHGAVSLELADAGPPFIDPAQNYGAVIALIARGLHP; via the coding sequence ATGGCCAGCCCCTCGACGCCCGGTTCTTCGACGCGCGCTTCGTCACCCCAGCGCCGCACCCCTGCCACCGAGGTCCGCGCCAATCTGATCCGCGCCGGTCGCCGCATTCTCGAGACAGACGGGGTCAACGGCCTCACCGTCCGGGCGGTCGCGAAGGCCGCGGGGGTCGCGCCGATGGGTGTCTACAACCACTTCGATGGCAAGGAAGGGCTCCTCGATGCCCTGGTCAGCGATGCCTTCGTCGAGTTGGGACGGGTGGTCGCCACCACCGAGGCCGACGCCACCGAGCGACTGGCCCACAGCGGGCGGGCCTACCGGCAGTTCGCCCTGGATTACCCGATGCTCTACGCGCTGATGTTCTCCGCGGACTGCGATCCGTCGCCCGAAGCCGCCGCGTCGGCGTTCGACGCACTCGCCGACGTCATTCGCTACGGCCAGGTCGCGGGCGTGATCCGGGCGGGCGACCCGCTGGGGTTGGCGATGCAGGTGTGGTCGTGTGTCCACGGCGCGGTCAGCCTCGAGTTGGCGGACGCCGGCCCACCCTTCATCGACCCCGCACAGAACTATGGCGCGGTGATCGCACTGATCGCGCGAGGACTGCACCCCTGA
- a CDS encoding UDP-glucose dehydrogenase family protein has product MKLTVIGCGYLGATHAACMAELGHDVLGVDIDAEKVARLRAGEVPFFEPGLSDILRRNIAAGRLEFSTSMQAAADHGDVHFVGVGTPQQARGYGADTSHVFSAVETLAGLVRGEHLIIGKSTVPVGTSAELAEKIAAITGDLADVELAWSPEFLREGFAVEDTLRPDRIVVGTDPAHDPSSSAAVAAIGEVYREILDTGVPMVTTDWATAELVKTSANAFLATKISFINAVSELCEVVGADVSALADAIGYDNRIGRRFLNAGLGFGGGCLPKDIRAFMARAEELGAGRTLRFLHEVDAINMRRRAAMVDLIEDACPGDLIGANIAILGAAFKPESDDVRDSPALSVAGQLALRGASVTVFDPKASDNARRMYPMLHFADTARAAAADADVLALATEWAEFVHMSPDEFDGVVAHRVIVDGRRCLAAAQWRAAGWEYRALGGEVRRPSPVTASAEVGGPADRMTALSSVRSRRGHMLR; this is encoded by the coding sequence ATGAAGCTCACCGTGATCGGATGTGGTTACCTCGGCGCGACGCACGCGGCCTGCATGGCCGAACTCGGGCATGACGTCCTCGGGGTCGACATCGACGCCGAGAAGGTCGCCCGCCTGCGCGCCGGTGAGGTGCCGTTCTTCGAGCCCGGACTCTCCGACATCTTGCGCCGCAACATCGCCGCCGGCCGCCTCGAGTTCTCGACGTCGATGCAAGCGGCCGCCGACCACGGCGACGTGCACTTCGTCGGCGTGGGCACTCCGCAACAGGCGCGCGGATACGGCGCCGACACCTCACACGTCTTCTCCGCCGTGGAAACGCTCGCCGGGCTCGTGCGCGGCGAGCATCTCATCATCGGGAAATCGACTGTCCCGGTCGGAACCTCGGCCGAGCTCGCCGAGAAGATCGCGGCGATCACCGGCGACCTCGCCGACGTCGAACTGGCCTGGAGTCCGGAGTTCCTGCGTGAGGGATTCGCCGTCGAGGACACCCTGCGTCCCGATCGCATCGTCGTCGGCACAGACCCGGCGCACGATCCGTCGTCGAGTGCCGCGGTCGCGGCGATCGGCGAGGTGTACCGCGAGATCCTCGACACCGGTGTCCCCATGGTCACCACCGATTGGGCCACTGCGGAATTGGTGAAGACCTCCGCGAATGCCTTTCTGGCGACCAAGATCTCGTTCATCAACGCGGTCAGCGAATTGTGTGAGGTCGTCGGCGCCGACGTCTCGGCCCTGGCCGACGCCATCGGCTACGACAACCGGATCGGTCGGCGATTCCTCAACGCCGGCTTGGGTTTCGGCGGTGGTTGCCTCCCCAAGGACATCCGCGCGTTCATGGCACGCGCCGAGGAGCTCGGTGCCGGGCGCACCTTGCGCTTCCTGCACGAGGTCGACGCGATCAACATGCGCAGGCGCGCAGCGATGGTCGATCTGATCGAGGACGCCTGCCCCGGCGATCTCATCGGTGCGAACATCGCGATCCTCGGCGCCGCATTCAAACCCGAGAGCGACGACGTCCGTGATTCGCCTGCCCTCTCGGTGGCGGGCCAGCTCGCGTTGCGGGGTGCGTCGGTGACGGTCTTCGACCCGAAGGCCTCCGACAACGCGCGTCGCATGTACCCGATGCTCCACTTCGCCGACACCGCGCGCGCCGCGGCCGCCGACGCCGACGTCCTCGCACTGGCCACCGAATGGGCCGAATTCGTCCACATGAGCCCCGACGAGTTCGACGGCGTCGTCGCGCACCGCGTCATCGTCGACGGCCGCCGATGCCTCGCGGCGGCACAGTGGCGGGCGGCCGGTTGGGAGTATCGAGCCCTCGGCGGCGAGGTCCGCCGACCATCGCCGGTGACCGCATCGGCGGAGGTCGGCGGTCCCGCCGACCGTATGACCGCTCTCTCATCGGTCCGGTCACGACGCGGTCACATGCTACGTTGA
- a CDS encoding metal-dependent hydrolase, translating into MHAHAHSINDSREPVDVDGSDPGPVELHARNVAFDWSRTPLHWIPGHPVASNFISVLNLLLPEGERWFVQTYNEALPLVRDDELAATMRGFIGQEAMHAEAHDHVLWEFLDHHGIDPRPFCRQMEWIFRKLLGPLEKASPAARQKHLIERLWLIAALEHYTAILGDFALNNTWVEHGADPAMTDLFTWHGAEEVEHRAVAHEVAVYFGDSYLRRGRAMLVALPVLLLLVNRGFRFIMKSDPTIDYNFFQREYHYFRGVRAGVLPKMWKIVFSTFSYFRPGFHPNEIGSTAQAVAYLAASPAARNAS; encoded by the coding sequence ATGCATGCACACGCCCATTCCATCAACGACAGCCGCGAGCCGGTCGACGTCGACGGATCCGATCCCGGCCCCGTCGAATTGCACGCCCGCAACGTCGCTTTCGACTGGTCCCGAACACCGCTGCACTGGATTCCCGGACATCCGGTGGCGTCGAACTTCATCAGCGTGCTCAATCTCCTTCTGCCCGAGGGGGAACGGTGGTTCGTCCAGACCTACAACGAGGCACTGCCGCTGGTGCGCGACGACGAACTCGCGGCGACGATGCGCGGTTTCATCGGCCAGGAGGCCATGCATGCCGAGGCCCACGACCACGTGCTGTGGGAGTTCCTCGACCACCACGGCATCGATCCGCGCCCGTTCTGCCGGCAGATGGAGTGGATCTTCCGGAAGTTGTTGGGACCACTGGAGAAAGCCTCTCCTGCGGCACGCCAGAAGCACCTCATCGAACGTCTGTGGCTGATCGCCGCGCTCGAGCACTACACCGCCATCCTCGGTGACTTCGCGCTCAACAACACCTGGGTCGAGCACGGTGCCGACCCGGCGATGACGGATCTGTTCACCTGGCATGGCGCCGAGGAGGTCGAACATCGGGCGGTCGCCCACGAGGTCGCGGTGTATTTCGGCGACAGCTACCTGCGTCGCGGGCGGGCCATGTTGGTGGCACTGCCGGTCTTGCTTCTACTCGTCAATCGTGGGTTCCGGTTCATCATGAAGTCCGACCCGACGATCGACTACAACTTCTTCCAGCGCGAGTACCACTACTTCCGCGGCGTCCGGGCCGGGGTCCTGCCGAAGATGTGGAAGATCGTCTTCTCGACCTTCAGCTACTTCCGTCCGGGGTTCCACCCCAACGAGATCGGTTCCACCGCACAGGCCGTCGCCTATCTGGCGGCCTCACCGGCGGCCCGGAACGCGAGCTGA
- a CDS encoding MFS transporter: protein MRARWWALGALCFAELLVMIDNTIVNVALPTMSRDLDAGISGLQWIVDAYTLVFAGLLVTGGYLGDRYGHRRMLLFGIAGFVAVSALAAESQTLGQLITARGGLGLFAALVFPATLALITTIFAEGRERAAAVGVWAATSGVAVAIGPVLGGWLLEHFSWSSVFWVNLPMGVIAAVAILVVVPGTRPTTVSRFDIGGLLLSIVGLGLLVYSLIEGPHFGWGDPRTVGGLAAAVVVIGLFIWRQLVIAHPILDVRLFANRHFATAAGMVSVAFFALFGFIFLITQFFQAVKGYGPLDAGVRTLPFAVVMAVFSPVAMALAHRFSPRPVVVAGALLMAGGFALVEFSTRTSGYWELIIWSMSLMAMGLAFISGPCTQLIMDALKPELAGAGSAVNDTTREVGGTLGVAVLGSVLTSVYTSGVGNKLAALGVPHAAGAIAEQSVMAGVEVAGRAPGAAADAMRAAVQDVFVDGLHSAVWVAVAITTAAAVAAAALLRGAPRGVSPAADSVAADSDTADDVLVRDRA from the coding sequence ATGCGGGCTCGTTGGTGGGCGCTGGGCGCCCTGTGCTTCGCCGAACTACTCGTGATGATCGACAACACGATCGTCAATGTCGCGCTGCCGACCATGTCGCGCGATCTCGACGCCGGCATCTCCGGACTGCAATGGATCGTCGACGCCTACACCCTCGTGTTCGCCGGTCTCCTCGTCACCGGCGGATATCTCGGTGATCGCTACGGGCATCGCCGGATGCTGCTTTTCGGCATCGCCGGATTCGTCGCCGTCTCGGCGCTCGCGGCCGAGTCGCAGACCCTGGGACAGCTGATCACTGCCCGTGGCGGGCTGGGACTCTTTGCCGCACTGGTCTTCCCGGCCACCCTGGCCCTCATCACCACGATCTTCGCCGAGGGTCGCGAACGTGCTGCGGCCGTGGGGGTCTGGGCGGCGACCTCGGGTGTGGCGGTCGCGATCGGCCCGGTACTCGGTGGATGGCTGCTCGAGCACTTCAGTTGGTCGTCGGTGTTCTGGGTGAACCTGCCGATGGGCGTGATCGCGGCGGTCGCCATCCTCGTCGTCGTACCCGGAACACGTCCGACGACGGTGTCCCGCTTCGACATCGGCGGTCTGTTACTCTCGATCGTCGGCCTCGGCCTGCTGGTCTATTCGCTGATCGAGGGCCCGCACTTCGGATGGGGCGATCCGCGCACCGTCGGTGGTCTCGCCGCTGCCGTGGTGGTGATCGGTCTGTTCATCTGGCGCCAACTCGTCATCGCGCACCCGATTCTCGACGTCCGACTCTTCGCCAATCGCCACTTCGCCACCGCCGCGGGCATGGTCAGCGTCGCATTCTTCGCGCTGTTCGGATTCATCTTCCTCATCACCCAGTTCTTCCAGGCGGTCAAGGGATACGGCCCGCTCGACGCCGGCGTGCGCACCCTGCCGTTCGCGGTGGTGATGGCCGTCTTCTCGCCGGTCGCGATGGCGCTGGCGCACCGCTTCTCACCGCGGCCGGTGGTGGTGGCTGGAGCACTGCTGATGGCCGGAGGCTTCGCTCTGGTCGAATTCTCCACGCGCACTTCGGGTTATTGGGAACTGATCATCTGGTCAATGTCGCTGATGGCCATGGGATTGGCGTTCATCTCCGGCCCGTGTACCCAGCTGATCATGGATGCGCTCAAGCCCGAACTAGCCGGTGCGGGCAGTGCCGTCAACGACACCACGCGGGAAGTCGGCGGCACGTTGGGGGTTGCGGTACTCGGGTCGGTGCTCACCTCGGTCTACACCTCGGGGGTCGGGAACAAGCTTGCCGCACTCGGAGTTCCCCATGCGGCGGGCGCCATCGCCGAACAGTCGGTGATGGCCGGTGTCGAGGTCGCCGGGCGGGCGCCGGGCGCCGCGGCCGACGCCATGCGCGCGGCCGTGCAAGACGTCTTCGTCGACGGGCTGCACTCGGCGGTGTGGGTCGCGGTGGCCATCACCACGGCCGCGGCAGTGGCCGCAGCGGCACTGTTGCGCGGAGCGCCGCGTGGTGTGTCGCCCGCTGCGGATTCCGTTGCTGCCGACAGTGATACCGCCGACGATGTGTTGGTCAGAGATCGAGCGTGA
- a CDS encoding SDR family oxidoreductase, translating to MVSWKRRRNVNSAGVNLALFEAVADAGTATDDDAPTILLVHGWPDTHVVWDGVAAHLARHARVFAYDTRGMGDSDRPLPVSAYRIENLADDLFAVAAAVNPGGKVHVVAHDWGSIQSWEAVSRSGAATQIASFTSISGPSLDHVGALLRHNITHPTPRNLGTSVSQMVSSTYIGLFHLPLLPRLFLGVLGSPRVWREFLHLMDGTPRDAITTAPTLRRDMNSGVRYYRANIVRRLLFPSPRTVAVPVLELLNTRDFAIRPATFSTTHRYVTRLWRRDAATGHWLPSTHPAYIAENVRNLLATLDGDRPVPESFTRTRRFGPSQVFTGRLAVITGAGSDIGRETARTLAELGCDVVLADVDTAGAEDTARLCKESGSATAVYHLDVADTDAFIEFAKDVEREHGVPDIVVNNAATSLSGSSLDATDEQVDRLLEIDLRGVLTGCREFGRQMVTRGTGGHIVNLASAAAFTPQRGLGIFAAAKAGVLLYGESLRAELAEHHIGVSTICPAVSDTPSPDEVATQIVAAIRADKAVVPVAPEAQIGYRIYRFTPWISRAMARQQVVGATRR from the coding sequence ATGGTGAGTTGGAAGCGGCGCAGAAACGTCAACAGCGCAGGGGTGAACCTCGCACTGTTCGAGGCGGTCGCCGACGCCGGCACGGCCACCGACGACGACGCGCCAACGATCCTTCTCGTGCACGGCTGGCCCGATACCCACGTGGTGTGGGACGGCGTCGCCGCCCATCTGGCCCGTCACGCACGGGTCTTCGCCTATGACACCCGCGGCATGGGTGACAGCGATCGCCCGCTGCCGGTGTCGGCGTATCGGATCGAGAATCTCGCCGACGATCTGTTCGCCGTGGCTGCCGCGGTCAACCCGGGCGGCAAGGTCCACGTCGTCGCGCACGACTGGGGGTCCATCCAGAGTTGGGAGGCGGTCTCGCGCAGCGGCGCCGCAACGCAGATCGCGTCGTTCACCTCGATCTCCGGGCCGAGCCTCGACCATGTCGGAGCGTTGTTGCGCCACAACATCACTCATCCGACGCCGCGCAATCTGGGCACCTCCGTCTCGCAGATGGTCAGTTCCACCTACATCGGCCTGTTCCATCTGCCGCTGCTGCCTCGACTGTTTCTCGGAGTTCTCGGCTCCCCGCGGGTGTGGCGTGAGTTCCTGCATCTGATGGACGGCACACCGCGTGATGCGATCACCACCGCCCCGACGCTGCGCCGCGACATGAACTCCGGGGTCCGGTATTACCGCGCCAACATCGTTCGGCGCCTGCTGTTCCCATCTCCGCGTACGGTCGCGGTGCCGGTTCTCGAACTGCTCAACACCCGCGACTTCGCGATCCGTCCGGCGACGTTCTCGACCACCCACCGCTACGTCACCCGGCTGTGGCGCCGCGACGCCGCGACCGGGCATTGGCTGCCCTCGACGCACCCCGCCTACATCGCCGAGAACGTACGCAACCTCCTCGCCACCCTTGACGGCGACCGCCCTGTCCCCGAGAGTTTCACGCGAACACGACGTTTCGGCCCGAGCCAGGTGTTCACGGGCCGGCTCGCGGTGATCACCGGAGCGGGCAGCGATATCGGTCGCGAAACGGCACGGACCCTCGCCGAACTCGGATGCGACGTCGTCCTCGCCGATGTCGACACCGCAGGCGCCGAGGACACCGCCCGCCTGTGCAAGGAAAGCGGTTCGGCCACAGCGGTGTATCACCTCGACGTCGCCGACACCGACGCCTTCATCGAGTTCGCGAAAGACGTCGAGCGTGAGCACGGGGTCCCCGACATCGTGGTGAACAACGCCGCGACCAGCCTGTCCGGATCGTCGCTCGATGCCACCGACGAACAGGTCGATCGGTTGTTGGAGATCGACCTGCGCGGCGTGCTCACCGGGTGCCGCGAGTTCGGCCGGCAGATGGTGACACGCGGAACCGGCGGCCACATCGTCAATCTCGCGTCCGCGGCGGCCTTCACCCCGCAACGGGGGCTGGGCATCTTCGCCGCAGCCAAGGCCGGGGTGTTGCTCTACGGCGAATCGTTGCGCGCAGAGCTCGCCGAGCATCACATCGGCGTCAGCACCATCTGCCCCGCCGTCAGTGACACACCGTCCCCGGACGAGGTCGCCACGCAGATCGTCGCGGCGATCCGCGCCGACAAGGCCGTGGTGCCGGTGGCACCGGAGGCCCAGATCGGTTACCGCATCTACCGTTTCACCCCGTGGATTTCTCGTGCCATGGCACGACAGCAAGTCGTCGGCGCGACGCGCCGATGA
- a CDS encoding PDR/VanB family oxidoreductase — MNQRAHPHTTTLTSPPPHLYGRWRHDPLLTVGTAISKIWWPLWRPLSPLHDTVADNGITVVRIVGREVVAEDENVVALTFADPDGGLLHRWHAGAHLDLLLPSGRMREYSLCGDPADQYTYRIAVRRIPDGGGGSIEVHDTLKVGDLLSVKGPRNAFPISLPGHGSAATKLRFIAAGIGITPILPMLAAAERFGLDWSMIYTGRSPESIPFRNEVARFGDKVTIRTDDADGLPTMEELLGTADPETGRAPSGLAVYCCGPVPMLESLRRHLADRPDIELHYERFTPPPVENGREFTATIASTGAEITVGATESLLSAVQREIPSVPYSCRQGFCGTCKLGTLAGAIDHRDNILTEPERTAGQILTCVSRAQGDHLTLDL, encoded by the coding sequence ATGAACCAGCGCGCACATCCCCACACGACGACGTTGACCTCGCCGCCACCGCATCTCTACGGTCGCTGGCGCCACGACCCGTTGCTGACGGTCGGCACGGCCATCTCGAAGATCTGGTGGCCACTGTGGCGGCCGTTGTCGCCGCTGCACGATACCGTCGCCGACAACGGCATCACCGTGGTGCGCATCGTCGGCCGTGAGGTGGTCGCCGAGGACGAGAACGTCGTCGCACTGACCTTCGCCGACCCCGACGGCGGGCTGCTGCACCGCTGGCACGCCGGGGCACACCTGGATCTGTTGTTGCCGTCGGGCCGGATGCGTGAGTACTCACTGTGCGGCGATCCCGCCGATCAGTACACCTATCGCATCGCCGTGCGCCGCATCCCCGACGGTGGTGGCGGATCGATCGAAGTGCACGACACGCTGAAGGTCGGCGACCTCCTCTCGGTCAAGGGACCGCGCAACGCATTTCCGATTTCGCTTCCCGGCCACGGTTCCGCGGCGACAAAGCTGCGATTCATCGCCGCGGGCATCGGCATCACACCGATCCTGCCGATGCTCGCCGCCGCCGAACGCTTCGGTCTGGACTGGTCGATGATCTACACCGGCCGCTCGCCCGAGTCGATCCCGTTCCGTAACGAGGTCGCACGCTTCGGCGACAAGGTCACCATCCGCACCGACGACGCCGACGGACTGCCCACGATGGAGGAACTACTCGGCACCGCCGACCCCGAAACCGGTCGAGCCCCATCGGGTCTCGCGGTGTACTGCTGCGGTCCGGTGCCGATGCTGGAGAGTCTGCGCCGACATCTGGCCGACCGCCCCGACATCGAGTTGCACTATGAGCGATTCACCCCGCCACCGGTGGAGAACGGCCGCGAGTTCACCGCGACCATCGCCTCCACCGGCGCCGAGATCACGGTCGGTGCAACCGAATCGCTGCTGTCTGCTGTGCAGCGCGAGATCCCGTCGGTGCCGTACTCGTGTCGACAGGGCTTCTGCGGAACGTGCAAACTCGGGACCCTCGCCGGGGCGATCGACCATCGCGACAACATCCTCACCGAGCCCGAGCGCACCGCAGGTCAGATCCTGACCTGCGTCTCACGCGCCCAGGGCGATCACCTCACGCTCGATCTCTGA